A region from the Flavobacterium enshiense genome encodes:
- a CDS encoding dihydrolipoamide acetyltransferase family protein, producing the protein MAKFELKLPKMGESVAEATVTNWLKKVGDKIEMDEAVLEIATDKVDSEVPSEVAGTLVEILFNTDDVVQVGQTIAIIETEGGAVEAPKAEAVAAPVAEVAKTVEAAKETAAPADFSGSDKFFSPLVKNIAKEEGISLAELESIQGTGKDGRVNKEDILNYVKNRGSQPAPVAAPAPKAAAPEVAKAAPVSVNGGDEIVEMDRMRKLISGYMTASIQTSAHVQSFIEVDVTNIVKWRDKVKNAFEKREGEKLTFTPIMMEAVAKALKDFPGMNISVDGDYIIKRKNINLGMAAALPNGNLIVPVIKNADQLNLVGMAKAVNDLGNRAKAGKLKPDDTQGGTYTVTNVGTFGSVFGTPIINQPQVGILALGAIRKVPAVIETPDGDFIGIRQKMFLSHSYDHRVVDGALGGSFVKRVAEYLEAWDINRDF; encoded by the coding sequence ATGGCAAAGTTTGAATTGAAATTACCCAAAATGGGGGAAAGTGTTGCTGAAGCAACCGTTACCAACTGGTTAAAAAAGGTTGGAGATAAAATTGAAATGGACGAAGCAGTACTTGAAATTGCTACCGATAAAGTAGACAGTGAAGTACCTTCTGAAGTGGCGGGAACACTTGTTGAAATTCTTTTCAACACAGATGATGTGGTACAAGTAGGACAAACCATTGCTATCATCGAAACTGAAGGCGGGGCGGTGGAAGCTCCAAAAGCGGAGGCCGTTGCAGCACCTGTTGCAGAAGTAGCTAAAACGGTTGAGGCGGCTAAAGAAACAGCAGCCCCAGCAGATTTTTCTGGTTCTGATAAATTCTTCTCTCCACTAGTGAAAAACATTGCTAAAGAAGAAGGAATTTCACTAGCGGAATTAGAGTCGATTCAAGGTACCGGAAAAGACGGCCGTGTAAATAAAGAAGACATCTTAAATTACGTTAAAAATAGAGGAAGCCAACCGGCTCCGGTTGCGGCTCCTGCTCCAAAAGCTGCTGCTCCAGAAGTTGCTAAGGCAGCCCCTGTTTCTGTTAACGGTGGTGACGAAATCGTGGAAATGGACAGAATGCGTAAGCTGATTTCCGGATACATGACGGCTTCGATACAAACTTCGGCTCACGTTCAGTCGTTCATTGAAGTGGATGTGACGAACATCGTGAAATGGAGAGATAAAGTGAAAAATGCGTTCGAAAAGAGAGAAGGTGAGAAATTGACTTTCACGCCAATTATGATGGAAGCAGTTGCCAAAGCGCTGAAAGATTTCCCTGGAATGAATATTTCTGTTGATGGTGATTACATCATCAAACGTAAAAATATCAACTTAGGTATGGCTGCGGCTTTACCAAACGGAAACCTTATTGTTCCAGTGATCAAAAATGCAGACCAGTTAAACCTTGTAGGTATGGCTAAAGCGGTAAACGATTTAGGAAACCGTGCTAAAGCAGGTAAATTGAAACCAGACGATACACAAGGCGGAACATATACAGTAACTAACGTTGGAACTTTCGGTTCTGTTTTCGGAACTCCGATTATCAACCAGCCGCAAGTAGGTATTTTAGCTTTAGGTGCTATCAGAAAAGTGCCGGCGGTTATTGAAACTCCGGATGGTGATTTCATCGGAATCCGTCAGAAAATGTTCTTGTCGCACTCTTACGATCACAGAGTTGTGGATGGTGCATTAGGAGGAAGTTTTGTGAAACGTGTTGCCGAGTACTTAGAGGCTTGGGATATCAATAGAGATTTCTAA
- a CDS encoding T9SS type A sorting domain-containing protein: MTIGTYQTSENPTPENNQEPVGIVISRFNWDGELDAGFGQNGYIRTTLPYSRALGSRLVMQRDDKILVGATFCEAWMSSHPYTVVLRYDAGERLAVSEFNETDVFRVYPNPFKESVTIDFTLDDPEILSMDLYSNDGRKVANLMKNQEFQGGYNSQKLDFPGALADGVYSLKVFNGNDAVTIKIVK, encoded by the coding sequence ATGACTATCGGAACTTATCAGACAAGTGAAAATCCGACACCGGAAAATAATCAGGAACCTGTCGGTATAGTAATTTCACGCTTTAATTGGGATGGAGAATTGGATGCGGGTTTTGGTCAAAATGGTTATATAAGGACCACGTTGCCTTATAGCAGGGCCTTAGGAAGCCGATTAGTTATGCAGCGTGATGATAAAATTCTTGTAGGGGCAACTTTTTGTGAGGCCTGGATGTCTAGTCATCCGTATACTGTGGTTTTAAGATATGATGCGGGAGAAAGACTTGCAGTTTCAGAATTTAATGAAACGGATGTTTTTCGTGTTTATCCAAACCCTTTCAAGGAGTCAGTAACGATAGATTTTACGCTTGACGATCCTGAAATACTTTCGATGGATTTGTACAGTAATGATGGCAGAAAAGTGGCCAATTTAATGAAGAATCAGGAATTTCAAGGGGGATACAATTCCCAAAAACTGGATTTTCCGGGAGCGCTGGCAGATGGCGTTTATTCTTTGAAGGTTTTCAACGGAAATGACGCTGTTACCATTAAAATTGTGAAGTAG
- a CDS encoding T9SS type A sorting domain-containing protein, translating to MKRFILIVIVVLSTSLSGVFPQNGVLDTTFGTNGFQEVTINESPIGIQAMAVQQDSKILVANYGYVMRFNANGTKDKSFGNNGYIISPVSSDNYSINLQADNKFLIAGWPDTGGNILARYDTNGSLDPSFGVGGVVYWNSRPKGFDSLDEIRSVLHSSGKITVSLKFTNNTNEDTMYLLLRFNSNGSKDLSFGVDGEFSWNPAGTDGLTLAMAADSNDKLFLSVNEHEYTFGFPREFGGDYIVRLTSAGGLDSSFGTNGIRYLNSVAEVTNGTFSCWRVLSSGEILLSYNFMTDLGNRFSKIVKLTNNGSLDLNFGTTGVINVNEYYLNYSSYFIHPFLWGLPNGKIITGGISGNSRNLFSMTCLNPNGTKDTTFGTNGTVTTALGYDTHFFIEPDFQLPNTITVGFNTFFSVSGGWLLRYTMGSSLNTASNFIDDSFKLYPIPIRDGSPLKVDFTLSGSEKVSVDLLDVSGKVISNLMKDEFFSHGNNQMELVVPAHLSKGVYFLNINSDSGTKVFKIVK from the coding sequence ATGAAAAGGTTTATATTAATTGTTATAGTAGTATTAAGTACCTCCTTGAGTGGGGTTTTTCCGCAAAATGGGGTTTTGGATACGACATTTGGTACTAATGGATTTCAAGAAGTTACCATTAATGAATCTCCGATAGGGATACAGGCAATGGCGGTGCAACAAGATTCCAAAATATTGGTAGCAAACTATGGTTATGTAATGAGGTTCAATGCCAACGGAACCAAAGATAAAAGTTTTGGAAATAATGGGTACATCATATCACCGGTGTCCAGTGATAACTATTCAATCAATTTGCAAGCGGATAATAAATTTTTAATCGCAGGCTGGCCGGATACGGGAGGTAATATTTTGGCACGTTATGATACAAACGGTTCATTAGATCCATCTTTTGGGGTGGGAGGAGTTGTATATTGGAATTCACGGCCTAAGGGTTTTGATAGTTTGGACGAAATTAGATCCGTGTTGCATAGTAGCGGGAAGATAACGGTTTCTTTAAAATTTACCAATAATACTAATGAAGATACAATGTATTTATTGTTGCGTTTTAATAGTAATGGTAGTAAAGATTTAAGTTTTGGTGTAGACGGGGAATTTAGTTGGAATCCAGCAGGTACAGATGGTTTAACACTTGCTATGGCGGCAGATTCAAATGATAAATTATTTTTAAGTGTAAACGAACACGAATATACATTTGGTTTTCCACGGGAATTTGGTGGAGACTACATTGTCAGACTGACAAGTGCAGGAGGATTGGATTCCTCTTTTGGGACTAATGGGATCAGGTACCTGAATTCTGTTGCCGAGGTCACAAACGGAACATTTTCTTGTTGGCGGGTTTTGTCTTCTGGTGAAATTTTGCTTTCCTACAATTTTATGACGGATTTGGGCAATAGATTTTCCAAAATAGTAAAATTGACGAATAATGGCTCATTAGACTTGAATTTTGGCACGACCGGTGTAATCAACGTTAATGAGTATTATCTTAATTATTCTTCGTATTTTATTCATCCGTTTTTGTGGGGACTACCTAATGGCAAGATTATTACTGGAGGGATTTCTGGGAACTCACGCAATTTATTTTCAATGACATGTTTAAATCCAAATGGAACGAAGGATACTACTTTTGGTACTAATGGGACTGTAACAACCGCTCTTGGGTATGATACCCATTTTTTCATCGAACCCGATTTTCAATTGCCAAATACTATAACAGTAGGATTCAATACATTTTTTTCTGTGAGTGGAGGTTGGCTTTTACGTTATACAATGGGCAGTTCTTTAAATACAGCGAGTAATTTTATTGACGATTCCTTTAAGCTGTATCCTATTCCAATTAGGGATGGCTCTCCGTTGAAAGTTGATTTTACGCTTTCTGGTTCCGAAAAAGTTTCGGTAGATTTATTAGATGTAAGCGGGAAAGTGATATCGAATTTGATGAAAGATGAGTTTTTCTCTCATGGTAACAATCAGATGGAATTGGTTGTCCCAGCGCATTTGTCCAAAGGGGTGTATTTTTTAAATATCAATTCAGATTCAGGTACTAAAGTTTTTAAAATAGTAAAATAG
- a CDS encoding T9SS type A sorting domain-containing protein, giving the protein MKKITLCTLVYLLFPPLSLYSQNEFLDQSFGTNGIIFQMYSDNTMDLESEFKSIVLLPDGSFLTAINFNLRGTDPRYVINRYDKNGVLDPAFGIKGFVTSSLQNNIEDVELQSDGKIIGLVWQGDFNSLSSYIFRLNPDGSIDDSFGTNGTITDPVNIIKSISVQADDRILAVKEAGSARAFVSFTAERYKPDGMPDTDFGSNGVIDFLMPQTNITLHDIISQKDGKIMISGNYGSANPDDYQRDVFFMRLKDDGNLDTTFGDEGVRSFNFLDVDDTTDVLVQSSGKTVFLCSSYGLFPSIGVVNRLVRLNEEGNLDDTFGTDGIKVIEYPILGLQSLKELENGELIAAGTYETSENPDPTNNFEPVALGIVHFKTNGDLDSNFGNKGYITSILINSRALDGKLAIQPDGKILSGATFCEAWFSCHRHTVVFRNDPSGRLVVSEFDKNHPFLIYPNPFRETLTFDFTLNQPEVLSMDLYSFDGRKVTALLKDQGFKAGFNSQKLDFSGTLAAGIYFITVSGENETKNFRIVKK; this is encoded by the coding sequence ATGAAAAAGATTACTTTATGTACGTTAGTGTACCTTTTATTTCCTCCGCTTTCGTTGTATAGCCAAAATGAGTTTCTTGATCAGAGTTTTGGAACAAACGGAATCATATTTCAGATGTATAGTGATAATACTATGGATTTGGAATCTGAGTTTAAATCGATTGTATTACTGCCGGACGGATCGTTCCTCACTGCTATAAATTTTAATCTGCGCGGCACGGATCCTAGATATGTTATTAACAGATACGACAAAAATGGTGTTTTAGATCCGGCATTCGGAATTAAAGGATTTGTTACAAGTAGTTTACAGAATAATATTGAAGATGTTGAATTACAGTCGGATGGTAAAATTATTGGTCTAGTCTGGCAGGGAGATTTTAACTCTTTGTCCAGTTATATATTTCGCTTAAATCCGGATGGCTCTATAGATGACTCTTTCGGAACAAACGGAACCATAACAGATCCGGTAAATATTATAAAATCAATATCAGTTCAGGCAGATGACAGAATTTTGGCAGTTAAAGAGGCTGGAAGTGCCAGAGCCTTTGTTAGTTTCACAGCGGAGAGATATAAACCGGACGGAATGCCGGATACTGATTTCGGAAGTAATGGAGTGATTGATTTTTTGATGCCTCAGACAAATATTACGCTGCATGATATTATAAGTCAGAAGGATGGGAAAATTATGATAAGCGGAAACTATGGAAGTGCTAATCCTGATGACTATCAAAGAGACGTTTTTTTTATGAGGTTAAAAGATGATGGCAATTTGGATACAACTTTCGGTGATGAAGGGGTGAGAAGTTTTAATTTTTTGGATGTAGATGACACAACAGATGTTTTGGTTCAGTCCAGTGGGAAAACGGTATTTTTATGCTCCAGCTATGGGTTATTTCCCAGTATCGGAGTCGTAAATAGACTGGTACGTTTAAATGAGGAAGGGAATTTGGATGATACTTTCGGTACAGACGGAATTAAAGTAATAGAATATCCGATTCTGGGATTGCAGTCACTCAAAGAACTTGAAAACGGAGAGTTAATAGCTGCAGGAACTTATGAAACAAGTGAAAATCCTGATCCAACCAATAATTTTGAGCCGGTTGCACTAGGAATCGTGCATTTTAAAACGAACGGAGATTTAGATTCGAATTTTGGCAATAAGGGGTATATAACCTCAATACTGATAAACAGCAGAGCCTTAGATGGCAAATTAGCTATTCAGCCTGATGGTAAAATTCTTTCGGGAGCAACCTTTTGTGAAGCCTGGTTCTCTTGTCACCGTCATACTGTGGTTTTTCGAAATGATCCAAGCGGAAGGCTTGTGGTTTCGGAATTTGACAAAAATCATCCCTTTCTGATTTACCCAAATCCTTTCAGGGAAACCCTGACATTTGATTTTACCCTCAATCAGCCTGAAGTGCTTTCTATGGATTTATACAGCTTCGACGGCAGAAAAGTAACTGCTTTGCTGAAAGATCAAGGTTTTAAGGCAGGATTTAATTCTCAGAAACTGGATTTTTCCGGAACGTTGGCTGCAGGTATTTATTTCATAACGGTTTCGGGTGAGAATGAAACCAAAAATTTTAGAATAGTGAAAAAATAA
- a CDS encoding DUF4832 domain-containing protein produces the protein MKNTIIFKRSFKGVVLTLLLLPFAVIAQTTAMVNYTPSSENIANPERGFYRHTEVHSSSYIGLNQSTLEGYRKNNNITLILRVFYMESFVNGPISDSYLSNMQSDFNKIRNAGLKCIVRFAYSDNKDAGVLDAPKSVVLQHISQLKNLLVSNEDVICSLQAGFIGAWGEWYYTDHFGRPPSASDYANRKEVVDAILTSLPSSKMVQIRTPKLKQKTYNVTDPLSQDQAFKGTDLARIGHHNDCFLASSTDYGTYENVSVEYPYLEQETKYLVMGGETCSVNEPRSKCVTALSEMEKFHWTYLNVSFNPAVTSGFQAEGCFPDMQKKLGYRFELISGTFLKTARAGTAMTVGLKVKNSGFASLFNARTVFLVLRNTSNSQEYRLPLITDPRFWSSKTEQVISEEVVLPSNMVAGNYKMYLYLPDRKENLALRPEYSLRFSNESTWEINTGYNNLLHTIDVQSTLGTYGNTAANIKLYPVPANDKLIIELEGISQYEVSMYNSLGQKMKIQYSSMADNMLVMDTQDFNTGVYFIQFQSEGKKEVRCIIVNR, from the coding sequence ATGAAAAATACAATCATATTTAAGAGATCTTTCAAAGGAGTTGTTCTTACCTTGCTACTGTTGCCTTTTGCGGTAATTGCTCAAACAACAGCTATGGTAAATTATACTCCGTCTTCGGAAAATATTGCTAATCCGGAAAGAGGGTTTTACAGGCATACCGAAGTACATTCCTCGAGTTATATAGGGTTAAATCAGTCAACATTAGAAGGTTACAGGAAAAATAATAATATTACTTTGATACTGCGGGTTTTTTATATGGAAAGTTTTGTAAATGGGCCTATCTCGGATTCCTACTTAAGTAATATGCAGTCTGATTTTAATAAAATTAGGAATGCCGGGTTGAAATGCATAGTCCGTTTTGCCTATTCCGATAATAAAGATGCGGGGGTTCTCGATGCTCCTAAATCAGTTGTTTTACAGCATATTTCCCAGCTGAAAAACCTGTTGGTTTCAAATGAGGATGTTATTTGTTCACTGCAGGCGGGCTTCATAGGTGCCTGGGGAGAATGGTATTATACGGATCACTTTGGAAGGCCGCCTTCTGCTTCAGATTATGCCAACAGAAAAGAAGTGGTTGATGCAATACTGACATCGCTGCCCAGTTCAAAAATGGTTCAGATCAGGACGCCTAAGTTAAAGCAGAAAACCTATAATGTGACAGATCCTTTGTCTCAAGATCAGGCTTTTAAGGGGACAGATTTGGCGAGAATAGGGCATCATAATGATTGTTTTTTAGCCAGTTCTACTGATTATGGAACGTATGAAAATGTTTCTGTCGAATATCCTTATTTGGAACAGGAAACCAAGTATTTGGTTATGGGAGGAGAAACCTGTTCCGTAAACGAACCAAGGTCAAAATGTGTCACCGCATTGTCTGAAATGGAAAAATTTCACTGGACCTATCTGAATGTCAGTTTTAATCCTGCGGTGACAAGCGGTTTTCAGGCTGAGGGTTGTTTTCCGGATATGCAGAAAAAATTAGGATACCGGTTTGAATTGATTAGTGGAACTTTTTTGAAAACGGCCCGCGCCGGTACAGCTATGACTGTTGGTCTTAAGGTGAAAAATTCTGGTTTTGCCTCATTATTTAATGCCAGAACGGTGTTTTTGGTTTTAAGGAACACCTCCAATAGTCAGGAGTATAGACTTCCTTTGATTACTGATCCCCGATTCTGGTCGAGTAAAACAGAACAGGTTATTAGCGAAGAGGTAGTGCTGCCATCTAATATGGTTGCCGGGAATTATAAAATGTATCTATACCTCCCAGACAGAAAAGAGAATTTGGCACTGCGCCCGGAATATTCATTGCGTTTTTCCAACGAGTCTACTTGGGAAATCAATACAGGGTATAATAATTTGCTGCATACAATTGATGTGCAGTCAACGTTGGGTACTTATGGAAATACGGCCGCAAATATTAAACTGTATCCTGTACCTGCCAATGATAAACTGATTATTGAATTAGAAGGGATCAGCCAATATGAGGTTTCCATGTATAATTCCCTTGGACAAAAAATGAAGATCCAATATTCTTCCATGGCCGATAATATGCTGGTTATGGATACTCAGGATTTTAATACCGGGGTTTATTTTATTCAATTTCAAAGTGAAGGGAAAAAAGAGGTTCGGTGTATTATTGTGAATCGATAG
- a CDS encoding 3'-5' exonuclease yields the protein MELKLNRPICFFDLETTGIDVGKDRIVEIAIVKIYPNGNKESKTWLVNPTIPIPAHATAVHGITNEKVANEPTFRELASQIHNMIKDSDLAGFNSDRFDIPLLAEELLRAEVDFDMKNRVSVDVQTIFHKMEERTLSAAYKFYCGEILNNAHSAEADTMATYEILKAQLERYPDLENDMKALSEFTTRKKSVDFAGFIALNNEGKEIFTFGKHKGALVDEVLEKEPGYFGWIQNADFPLYTKKVLTAIKLRKLNTKL from the coding sequence ATGGAACTCAAATTAAACAGACCGATTTGTTTTTTCGATTTAGAAACCACTGGTATTGATGTGGGTAAGGATCGAATTGTTGAAATTGCAATCGTAAAAATATATCCCAACGGAAATAAGGAAAGTAAGACTTGGTTGGTAAACCCTACAATTCCTATTCCGGCGCATGCTACGGCAGTTCACGGAATTACCAATGAAAAGGTAGCCAATGAGCCTACTTTTAGAGAGTTGGCTTCTCAGATTCACAATATGATTAAGGATTCGGATTTGGCCGGTTTCAATTCAGATCGGTTTGATATTCCGCTTTTAGCAGAAGAATTGCTTCGTGCTGAAGTTGATTTTGATATGAAAAACCGTGTTTCTGTGGATGTGCAGACCATTTTCCACAAAATGGAAGAGCGTACCTTAAGTGCGGCCTATAAATTTTACTGTGGAGAGATTCTGAACAATGCTCATAGTGCGGAAGCAGATACTATGGCGACTTACGAAATCCTGAAAGCCCAATTAGAACGTTATCCGGATCTGGAAAACGATATGAAAGCGCTGTCGGAATTCACCACAAGAAAAAAATCGGTTGATTTTGCCGGCTTTATTGCTTTGAATAATGAAGGAAAGGAAATTTTTACTTTCGGAAAGCACAAAGGTGCCTTGGTAGATGAGGTATTGGAAAAAGAACCGGGTTATTTCGGATGGATTCAAAACGCCGATTTCCCATTATATACCAAAAAGGTGCTGACCGCAATTAAACTTAGAAAACTCAATACAAAACTGTAG
- a CDS encoding fumarylacetoacetate hydrolase family protein, protein MKIICIGRNYADHISELQNERPSEPVIFMKPDTAVLPKQTPFVIPEFSNDVHHEVEVLVKINKVGKYIDPKFAHKYYDQIGLGIDFTARDLQTELKSKGLPWEKAKAFDHSAIISDFLPKKNFSSLENVNFELTNNGKVVQSGNTSQMLWKIDELIAYVSQYFTLKTGDVIFTGTPAGVAKVQADDVLEGFIEGKQLFKIQVK, encoded by the coding sequence ATGAAAATAATCTGCATTGGGAGGAATTACGCCGACCACATTTCCGAATTGCAAAACGAACGTCCGAGCGAACCGGTAATTTTCATGAAACCGGATACGGCGGTTTTGCCGAAACAAACCCCTTTTGTTATTCCCGAGTTTAGTAATGACGTGCATCACGAAGTAGAGGTTTTAGTGAAAATCAATAAGGTGGGGAAGTATATTGATCCGAAATTCGCACATAAATACTATGATCAAATCGGATTGGGTATTGATTTTACAGCTCGTGATCTACAGACTGAGTTAAAAAGCAAAGGACTTCCATGGGAAAAAGCAAAGGCATTTGATCATTCAGCGATAATAAGTGATTTTTTACCGAAAAAAAATTTCAGTTCACTCGAAAATGTTAACTTTGAGTTAACGAATAACGGTAAGGTCGTTCAAAGTGGAAATACCAGCCAGATGTTGTGGAAAATAGACGAGTTAATTGCTTATGTTTCACAATATTTCACCTTGAAAACAGGAGATGTTATTTTTACAGGAACACCCGCCGGAGTAGCGAAAGTTCAGGCGGATGACGTTTTGGAAGGTTTTATAGAAGGAAAACAACTTTTTAAAATACAGGTAAAGTAA
- a CDS encoding Hpt domain-containing protein, whose product MPLHYNLSKVYEISDNDTEFALQIINLFVEEVPVELKSIKEGIEEKDYAKTYASSHKIKPTLDLLGMDAAYEENLQVMEWTKSEGKKKEIKEVFKSLKEHIENALKEVKKEYNI is encoded by the coding sequence ATGCCATTACATTATAACTTATCAAAAGTCTACGAAATTTCGGACAATGATACCGAATTCGCTCTACAAATCATAAATCTTTTTGTTGAAGAAGTGCCTGTGGAATTAAAATCCATCAAAGAAGGTATTGAAGAAAAAGATTATGCAAAAACATATGCCTCTTCCCATAAGATCAAACCTACCTTGGATTTATTGGGAATGGATGCTGCCTATGAAGAAAACCTGCAGGTTATGGAATGGACAAAATCCGAAGGCAAGAAAAAAGAAATAAAAGAAGTTTTTAAAAGCTTAAAAGAACACATTGAAAACGCCCTGAAAGAAGTAAAGAAAGAGTACAATATTTAA
- a CDS encoding competence/damage-inducible protein A: MKATIVTIGDEILIGQIIDTNSGFIAKALDKIGIGVYEMLSITDDKQHILDTFSKLQNHSDVVIMTGGLGPTKDDITKKTFCDYFQDALVTDEVVLAHVTNLIENYFKRPITQINKDQALVPSKCTVLFNPVGTAPGMWMEKENTVFISLPGVPFEMKHLVEYEVIPRLVEKFKRPYIVHKTIRTYGIGESLLAEKIETWEDNLPGFIKLAYLPHAGQVRLRLTARGSDEALLYKAISDEVLKLDAIIGESIIGYDDDESIEVVLGKLFTEKGLTISTAESCTGGKIAATLTSVSGSSNYFKGSVVSYATETKVNVLGISQKTIDDYSVVSKEVAEAMALNIQKIMKTDYAIATTGNAGPNKGDADAEVGTVIVAVATPKGVETEEYNFGQPREKVIDRAVSKALEKIYQQILKN; encoded by the coding sequence ATGAAAGCAACTATTGTGACTATAGGCGATGAAATTCTCATCGGTCAAATAATTGATACTAATTCGGGGTTTATTGCTAAGGCTCTGGATAAAATTGGTATTGGCGTGTATGAAATGCTGTCCATTACAGATGATAAGCAGCATATTTTGGATACGTTTTCCAAACTTCAAAACCATTCAGATGTGGTCATTATGACTGGTGGGTTAGGACCTACCAAAGACGATATTACCAAAAAAACATTCTGCGATTATTTTCAGGACGCACTAGTGACGGACGAGGTTGTTCTGGCGCACGTAACCAATTTGATTGAGAATTATTTTAAACGTCCCATAACACAAATCAATAAAGATCAGGCGCTGGTGCCTTCGAAATGTACGGTGTTGTTTAATCCTGTTGGGACCGCTCCCGGTATGTGGATGGAGAAAGAAAATACTGTTTTTATTTCCTTGCCGGGCGTTCCGTTTGAAATGAAGCATCTTGTAGAATACGAGGTGATTCCAAGGCTTGTGGAAAAATTCAAACGGCCTTATATTGTCCATAAAACCATTCGTACTTACGGGATCGGCGAAAGCCTTTTAGCTGAAAAAATTGAAACCTGGGAGGATAATTTACCCGGATTTATAAAATTAGCCTATCTGCCGCATGCTGGTCAGGTGCGTTTGCGTCTTACTGCCCGCGGAAGCGATGAAGCTTTGTTATATAAGGCGATTTCAGATGAGGTGTTGAAATTGGATGCAATTATCGGAGAGTCTATAATTGGTTATGATGATGATGAAAGCATCGAGGTGGTTTTAGGGAAATTATTTACGGAAAAAGGACTTACGATTTCAACGGCAGAAAGTTGTACTGGTGGGAAAATAGCTGCAACATTGACATCTGTTTCAGGTTCGTCGAATTATTTTAAAGGCAGTGTGGTAAGTTATGCTACCGAAACGAAGGTAAATGTACTCGGAATCTCTCAAAAAACGATTGACGATTATTCGGTGGTGAGTAAGGAAGTGGCCGAAGCAATGGCGCTGAATATTCAGAAAATTATGAAAACTGACTATGCAATTGCTACAACCGGAAATGCCGGTCCAAACAAAGGTGATGCCGATGCCGAAGTAGGTACGGTTATCGTCGCAGTAGCGACTCCCAAAGGCGTGGAGACCGAAGAATATAACTTTGGACAGCCCCGTGAGAAAGTGATTGATAGGGCGGTTAGCAAGGCATTGGAAAAAATTTATCAACAAATTTTAAAAAACTAG
- the rpmB gene encoding 50S ribosomal protein L28, which yields MSRVCELTGKRAMVGNNVSHAMNKTKRKFSVNLVKKRFYIPEEDRWVTLRISTSALKTINKNGIAAVLKEAKANGLVK from the coding sequence ATGTCAAGAGTTTGTGAACTTACAGGTAAGAGAGCAATGGTTGGAAACAATGTTTCTCACGCTATGAATAAAACTAAAAGAAAGTTTAGTGTAAACTTAGTTAAGAAACGTTTCTACATTCCTGAGGAGGACAGATGGGTAACTTTAAGAATATCTACATCTGCTTTAAAAACGATTAATAAAAATGGTATCGCTGCGGTTTTGAAAGAAGCTAAAGCTAACGGATTAGTTAAATAA
- the rpmG gene encoding 50S ribosomal protein L33, with protein MAKKGNRIQVILECTEHKTSGVPGTSRYITTKNKKNTPDRLEIKKFNPILKRVTVHKEIK; from the coding sequence ATGGCAAAGAAAGGTAATAGAATTCAAGTTATTTTAGAGTGTACAGAGCACAAAACTTCTGGCGTACCAGGAACATCTCGTTACATCACAACTAAAAACAAAAAGAATACTCCAGACAGATTAGAGATTAAAAAATTCAATCCAATCTTGAAAAGAGTAACTGTACATAAAGAAATTAAATAA
- a CDS encoding DUF4295 domain-containing protein: MAKKTVASLQTASKRLTKAIKMVKSPKTGAYTFVEAVMSPEEVDEFLKKK, encoded by the coding sequence ATGGCAAAGAAAACCGTTGCATCGTTACAGACAGCTTCAAAGAGATTGACTAAAGCTATCAAAATGGTAAAATCACCTAAAACTGGTGCTTATACTTTCGTTGAAGCAGTAATGTCTCCTGAAGAAGTGGATGAGTTCTTAAAAAAGAAATAA